DNA sequence from the Heterodontus francisci isolate sHetFra1 chromosome 22, sHetFra1.hap1, whole genome shotgun sequence genome:
TCTAGCACTcgactgcagtctctccctgtgaatctcagcctctcctctcaatgtattgaatcctctgtctcctcatccattgcttcattttatccattttcccaaaccatctgctcctgtctcccctccatgtCCAACATGTTCTTTTCCTTCTCCCCCTCCCAATCACACTCACTGTCTCATCCTCCAGTTGCCTCTTCGAAATAAATCCCAGGccaactcaccgcagcagctctcagtcTTTTCCCATGTTGTACCAGCCTctgtcggctctctgaacccacagcaacaaaccatcgGCACCTTCCACTCTCCCCAAACCTGGAGACAAATTCCTATTTAACCCATTGGAtaccatctctgtaaaacaccttctcatttccccactgtcaCTGCattctcactcagtacttccagtggatccagtgttgactttattcactttctgtctcaatttcccaattcattcttaataattgtgttttaaacatttcacagtgaatcagttttaactgttcgatgcagcaacaaagctggaaatttcagcccagatcctgtcaaactgctgctttgtctccaggtctgatcagtaatttctctgcttccttttctctctcttccagttaacttggtggcgattgtggtcttgtcccgaggaaagtgcggtctctccaaatgtatcactgtctacctggtgggaatggcagtgtctgatctcctggtcgttatcactgatcccatattgagttggattgttttaatttatatccaggattcattcctgagaattaccccCGTGTGTACTatcattatcgttctgctttctgcagccactgttgtttctgtctggctcacaatcgctttcagctttgatcgatttgtggccatttgttgtgagaagctgaaaacaaaatattgcaccaagaaaacagcggttgtggttgtcggaacagtgagtgctctgggctgtttagagtctctcactTGGTACTTTATCTATAAACCaaagtacattattgataatgttcccatgggttgtaccATTAAGcccagcttctttacttcccccctaTGGGCCGCATTTGAATTGATACActacattttaactccttgtgtcccggtctttctgatttttctgctcaatgttctgatggtcagacgtattttattctccagtaaagtccgcaagggattccggggccacagtaatggagagaatcacaaagacccagagatggataatcggagaaaatcaattattttactcatcagtatatccggcagttttatactgttgtgggtgagCCGGATTGTGTATATCACTTATAGGCGAATGACACATATTCGGTATTTTTACTCCGACACTGACCCTGTCTTTataacagatcacacatcaaagatgctgcagcttctcagttcctgcaccaacacatgtatttatgctgtgacccagactaaattccgacaggagctgaagaaggcggtgaaataccctctcaatctcattgttaaattcgtgaaatcagagaaagaactgaagggtgtcaaacactggaactaaatcccatttccacTGCAACGAGCCCGGAATTGAATTTAAATCTAATTCTGAGACTATATTTTATTGCTAATCAGACCTATTCTCCTGGGACCTGCTCTGCAGATGATTCATTAATTGTTTATCAAAAAGACAACCTGAAAAGCTCAGCTGGACTTGAACGAAGACCACTTGGGCCCACAGTAAAACGGAGAAAGCAGCCAATCACAGTGAttaagaaatggagagagaggtcatcaactgcagcgagacagggacaccagcagatgaggatggagagacagggcagtgtatgcagtgatacagggacaccagcaggtggtgcTGGTGagctgggacagtaactgcagtgaggcagggacaccagcagatggagatggtgagcgggaggCAGTTTATGTAGTGACACAGGGACACGAGGAGATGGAGAGGGTgaaagggggcagcaactgcagtgagacagggtcagaaacagatggagatggtgagagggggcagtagctgcatgagacagggtcaccagcagatggagatggtgaggggcgacagtaactgcaatgtgacagggacaccagtagatggagatggtgagaggggcagtaactgcagagagacagggccaccagcagatggagattttgagaggggtagaaacAGCAGTCAGACAAAgatacgagcagatggagatggtgagagggggcaaggAGCTGCAGCGCGATaggagcaccagcagatggagatggtgagggggggacagaagctgcagtgaggcagaagcaccagcagatggagatggcaaagtgggacattaactgcagtgagacagagacacctgcagatggagatggtgaggggggacagtaactgccgtgagaaaaggacaccagcagttggagatggtgagagggggacagtaactgcagtgaggcagggacaccagtagatggagaaggTGCGAGGGAGGCAGTTTCTGTAGTGACACAGggccaccaggagatggagatgttgagagggggcagtaactgcagtgagacagggtcaccagcagatggagatggtgagaggggactgtaactgcagtgagacagggataccagctgatgaagatggtgagagggccagtaactgcagagagacagagacaccagcagatggagatggtaagaggggtAGGAACAGCAGTCAGACAAAgatacgagcagatggagatggtgagagggggcaattAGCTGCACTGAGATAGgagcaccaggagatggagatggtgaggggggacagaatctgcagtgaggcaggagcaccagcagatggagatggtaaaggGGGAcattaacagcagtgagacagagacaccagcagatggagatggttaggggggtcagtaactgcactgagacagggacacaagcagatggagatcgtgagagggagGCAGTTTATGTTTTGACACAGggtcaccagtagatggagatggtgacagggggcaataactgcattgagacagggtcattagcagatggagatggtgagaggggcagtaaccagAGAAACAGGGACacgagcaaatggagatggtgagagggagcagtaactgtagTGCGAcagagataccagcagatggagctggtgagaggggcacagtaactgcagggagacagagacaccagcaggtggagacgtTGAGAGGGGACGAGTAACtttattgagacagggacaccagcagatggagatggtgagagggagacagtaactgcagggaAACTgctacagcagcagatggagatggtgaatgggacggtaactgcaatgagacagggacaccaccagttcCACATTGTgagggggagcagtaactgcagtcagatcaggacaccagcagatggagttggtgagagccggacagtaactgctgtgagacagggatgcCAGAAAATGGAGATGTTGAGCGGGGGACAGTAACCAAAGGGAAACAGGGacaacagcagttggagatggtgcgaGGGTAACATTACTGAAGGgaaacagggacaacagcagatggagatggtgaaaaggggacagtaactgcagtgagacagggacacgagcagatggagatggtgagagtggggcagtaactgcagtgagataggcacaccagcatatggagatggtgagagcaggacagtaactgcagtgaggcagggatgccagcagattgagatggtgagagaggaacagcaaCTGCAGGGGaatagggacaacagcagatggagattgtgagaggggacagtacctGCAGCGTGAcagtgtcaccagcagatggagatggtcagagggacagtaactgcagtgagacagggacaccagcagatggagatggtgagagggggacagtaactgcagtgagacagggacaccagcagatggagatggtgagagggcttgTGTGATTCTGTGAGATAGCGAACGTTTGTAGCCTATTGTTAAATAAATGTATTCCATGCTTCAATTTCTGATGCATTAATATTTGTTTTAATGGATCAGACAGTTATTTTCTTTAGGTGTTGTGTTATTTCTTAGTTTCATGGTTAGTTTTATCAATGCAGGAAAATCACACCACACGTCTGGCCCTGATAATCACAGTGCATGTCCCCTTTCCACTTCCTATGTGTCGCTGCCATATGTGTGGCTTGTTTAGTGTTCAGAACAGGGTTTGTTCCAACCGTCCTTATTCCGAGGAGTCTCCCTTTTCTCCCTTACAGGAAATTCTGAAGTTTCCCAGGAAACCTGACTTACAGTTTTTTGCTCAATACCACCACAATGTTGGATTTGTCTGACTGATATTTCCACGAATACATTTCAAGTGTACTCCAAATCCTTCATCCACAACTACAAATCATTACTTTCCTGCTTGTCATTAATATGTAATTAGCCTTTTCATTCACCCGCTAGTATTATTAATGCTGTTAAACAGCTTGGCGTGTTCCCTGAGCCGCAGTTTTACACTGGCATGTGTATGTATTGTTATTGTGGGTCATAAATTCAGAACAACACAACTTAGTCACGTTTTGTGATGATTTGTAAGCCACAGTGCTTCTTTTACAGCTCCCTGTTGATCTAACTGATTCTAACGTGTAAAAGGCAGCATCTCTGGTACTGGTACAAGTGTATTCAAAGCAGACCCTCTGTTCATGTTCAACTGCGTAGCCTTATCATGTTAATGTCAGTTTGCCTGATGTAAAGTGACCCTACAGTTTTGTATATGCGGGCCTCATAATTGTTAGGGTACAATTTTGCCAGAGTTTATTCCAAGAAATATTATTCCCAATCAGTAGTATAACGGGTAACATCTTCATCACTCGTTATCATGCAGACATAAGACTAAATGTAACACTTATTCTCAATTCAACACCAGTCCCCTTCTATTTAGATAGTTTACACCGAGTGCTATGATACCACAAGTACTGCATTTTCTTTCATCGTCTCTGGATGGCCAATGTCATGTTGGTTCCTCCCAAGTTATATATGATGTCCGACAAATCTTCCCTATCAGCCATCCAGACAAGCCCCATACGAAACATTATTATTAGCATCACTTCATTACCAATTGTTTAGTGCAcatcaccccttcccactccctccatgaaatcacacagcttacttgttcgggcctctgctcagggataggagctaacaaccccactgccttgtgggcgtctcgaaagagaccaaggctaagggagtaaaccctaacagaaaatcaagAGTGGAACCCcacaggtggtcatgtgtcacctttgcatgtttccggcagtttctgcagccataccggtgacaaacgtcgtgctctgcactcctttggaccccaccaggaagggggttttgacgcttgggaaactcacaacctccatacattcgcccagacatgcgccatggagaggtcactctatagtcgcctcacagcgaccaaaacaacacagaaggcagcagttacgggtttttggtccagctcaattggcatagagattgggcgccacgggttgcctttgagcGTGGGAGagttcatcgcatctcactggacagctaccgcccgcctcaaaccgggcaacccCAGGTCAGTACGGCTCTGTCcctccacagtccacctgcttcaatgggtgcttggagatcaaggtcattgcccgacaagtagactgtaacaccgcaccaaacagcacgataaaaaaggaaagaaggtaccagcccttcgttttgcaagctggaacgtcagaactatgtttcctggcctgtcggaagaccttacacaaatcaacgattctcggaagacctccatcattaacaacgagctcaggagactcaatgtggacattgcagcacttcaggagacacatctCCCtgggagcggatctctaagagagcaagactacaccttcttctggcagtgtagggatcctgaagaatcaagacagcatggagtgggcttcgccattagaaactctttgctcagcatgacagagccaacttcaaatggctcggaacggttgtggagggagtgaatgtttgtagatggggtggcaatcaagcaggctgttttgaactggatggtgtcgagcttcttgagtgttgttggagctgcacccatccaggcaagtggagagtattccatcacactcctgacttgtgccttgaagatggttggCATGCTTtcgggagatgagttactcgccgcaggattccttgcctctgacctgctcttgtagccacggtatttatatggctactccagttcagtttctggtcaatggtagccgttaggatgttgatagtgggggattcagtgatggtaatgccattgaataacaaggggagatggttagattatttcttgttggagatggtcattgcctggcacttgtgtggtgcgaatgttacttgccacttatcagcctaagcctggatattgtccaggtctttctgcattgttGGTCCCAGGAATCTACCCTAAGGAACCTCTGcggtgatctcctggagctcagatgattgacctccaacaaccacaaccatattcctttggattctgtatgactccaaccagtggagattttcccccctgattcccattgacctcatttttgctaaggctccttgatgctctactcggtcaaatgctgccttgatgtcaagggcagtcactttcacctcaactcttcagttcagctcttttgtccacgtttggaccaaggctgtaatgaggtcaggagctgagtggccctggcagaacccaaaccgagcgtctctgggcaggttattgttaagcaattgctgtttgatggtactgttgatgacacctttcaccactttaccgatgattgagagttgactgatggggcggtaattggctgagttggatttgtcctgatttttgtgcacaGAACCTACCTATACAATGTTCcaaattgccgggttgatgccagtgttgtagctgtactggaacagcttggctcggtgtgcagcaagttctggagcacaggtcttcagtactattgccagaatattatcaggttccatagcctttgcagtatccagtgtcttcagttgtttcttgatatcacacggagtgaactgaattgtctgaagtctggcatctgtgatgctgggtacttcaggaggagaccgagatggatcatcaactcggaacttctggctgaagattgttgctaatgcttcagccttatcttttgcactgatgtgctgggctcccccatcattgaggatggggatatttgtggagccacctcctcctgttagttgtttagttgtccgccaccattcacggctggatgtggcaggactgcagagcttcgatctgatccgttggttataggatttcttagatctgtctattgcatgctgcttacgcagtctggcatgcaagtagagttctgttgcagcttcatcaggctgacacctcattttgaggtatgcctggtgctgctcctggcattccctcctgcactcttcattgaaccagggttggtctcctgacttgatggtaacagtagagtgggggatatgctggtcaatgaggttatagattgtggttgagtgcaattctgctgctgatgatggcgcacagcgcctcctggatgcccagttttgcatgcgagatttgtttgaaatctatcccattcagcacggtgatagtgccgcacaacatgatggacagcatcctcaatgtgaaggcggggcttcatctccacaagaactgtgcagtggtcactcctaacaatactgtcatgaacagatgcatctgcagaagGCAGATTGTTGAGTACATGGGCAAgtttgttttccctcttgttggtttcgtcaccacctgccgcagacccagtctagcagctatgtcctttaggattctcccagctcggtcagtagtggtgctaccgagctactcttggtgatggacattgaagacccccacccagagtacattctctgcccttgccacactcagtgtttcctccaagtgttgttcatcaGCTAAGAGAACGTGGTAGATGGTAACCATGAGgaagtttcctttcccatgtttgacctgatgccatgagactcatggggtccagagtcgatgttgaggactccgaggAGAACTCCCTCCCGATtatacaccactgtgccgccgcctctgctgggtctgtcctgccagtgggataggaccacccggggatagtgattgcagtgtctgggacattgtctgtaaggtatgattccatgagtatgactatgtcaggctgttgtttgactagtctgtgggacagctctcccaactttggcacaagcccccagatgttagtaaggagaactctgctgggtcgacagggctaggtttgccattgtcatttccggaacCTAAGTCgaagccaggtggtccgtccagattCATTCCTTATTTATTGActacgtagtggttagatacaactgagtggcttgctaggccatttcagaggacatgtaaaaaTCGACCACATTGCTTTGGATTTGGAGTCATCTgttggccagaccagctaagggcagcagatttccttcctggaagGGCCTTAATGAATCAGATCTGTTTTTACggttgacaatgatttcatgaccatcatttcaattccaaatttttttattaattgaattcaaattccaccttctgttgtggtgggattcgaacccatggccccaaagcaataccctgacTCACTCGTTCAGTGATGATACCAGCCACCGCCAGccgtaaagcattccacaatgcaaggctgACAAATTTAACACACGTCTCCTTTTTGAGTCACGCTGCTCTGTtcggattctctgagggattactgatgcttaccctgcacatgagcagtcgtcctaatcccgtgtacctgtcctgctcccaaacccggcatccacttacaataAGGCAAGTcacacaggagcgtctcagtgactgaggcaggtgagtcttgagtctGAGTCGGCACAGTGTGTAACCCGGCTTAATCCGATACAccagggacagtttaaatggagctttactctgtacataACCGGtgttgtaccttctctgagagtattcgatgggacagggtagacatggagaagttACTTCAATTGCAAATCCAAGTGTtctttaaatgtgatgaggttttctgTCTCTGCCACCCTTTTAGGCTGTGAGTTCCAGTCCCTCAGCAGCCGCTGGCTGAAAAACAAAATAGTctgggacagggtagatgtggagaaataATTCCTTGAAGTACGTATCGAACGAGAGCActatatctctctctgccactgcctcttctctctttgtctctctctctctatatctacctatcgctccccctctctgtctgactctccccctctctccctccatctgtccccctctctctcactgtttgcatctccttctgtctctccctctctccctatctgccccctctctctctctgtctttctctgtctctctctctctctatgtctctccctcttactccGTCTGTCTGTATTTCGCTTTCTCCACCTCTGGCGATGGCtttgtctgtctccctctcacagcatctctccctctctcttttcgtctctctctcccttcctctgtcCTTGGACAGCAATATTTTCAGCCATTTCATGGTTATTTtcgaacctgtaactcttgcccttgctgggaatgtcactgcagtttgaaaatatcaaaaacaGATCCAATACTCACCCCTAAAGCACTCACACTAAAGCCCCAAATACTGGACTGAACATGGCATGGGGATTATAACTGAGGTTCTTCCCAGgtctcctcacaccctgtttcccttTTCCCCTGGTTGTAAAGTGTATcagtttttaatttttttcaaCGACATTATATGTAAAGTAAATATAAACAAGTGGCtcaacatcaattgccatttgaggaATAGAGTTCTAAACCGATACCATACTTggtgtgttgattttttttccattccgctcctgaaaggtttttagactaggtttagatTTATAAAATAAGTCCCCAAGTTATAGACTCCACAGCcaatgggaatagttactctctgcgtacccgatcagtttcccttagtatcttgaaaactttaatcaaatcaccccttaaccttctaaattctagggatcaGAGTAAAGTTTCAGCGACACTGACCcactaaacactcccaagccaagaacAGTGTGGGGTGAGACACAGAGTCAATTTCCGTCTTCACTGTTGTATTAAACACTCCGAGGGAAGAGGCAGCATGGGGTGAGGtacagggtaaagacagggcctattgcatTATAAACTGATAATGGGTCTTGTGCAGTAcagactgagaccgggtgaaatgtgGCATAAGCAGAGACCTGGCCGAGTGTGACAAACTGAGAAGTTGcctagtgcagtaataatggaggcagtTTCTGGTGTATTATGAACAGAGGCaggatctagtgcagtaataactgaaatagaTTATTGGTCTTAAATAGATTAAGACAATGGGGCTACTTGAAtgggggatgaagggatggagagtaatgtatccagttagctgaTGACACAAATTGAGGTgatacagtaagctgtgaggaggacacagagagtgtATGGAGTATGGAGTGTGGAGTgtggacaggttcagtgagtgggcaagaaagcggctgatggaatatactgtagagaaaagtcaggtattcacttAGGCTGAAAGAAAaaggtcattgacattgaaatgattgtgttttatccaccacattatttacatcagagtcaaagctgttgatgtaatgtgtttgttcaggtgagtttaacgaatgacaatgatcaggggtataaccgtgtcagtggagacttatcccctgcataaatcaggaatggatcagctcagagtgcctgctggagctgttagatccaggctaacagaagtctttatttctcacagaaatgggatatccagtaatgattcagatcatatccatttattatcctgtacttgcagcaattggagttccgggtaagccagtatctcagctgttaatggtgtaaatctatgttacctgtgctgctgtattcggtattatttctcactgcgtGTTTTACACAGCCAGTTGTTTCTTTCCCAGCAatatactgatggaatctcctcattgtccactctttcagtcttgcaggagcttcATTATGTCTTTGATAATATTGGTTTTAGTAAccttggcattgttactggattattctgtgtaccgAATGTATTTGAATCAAGCGTCTCGGTTAGGATcaggaatcagaccatcaggagcttttcatAGTTTTATGATATGGAACTAACCGATCCTGGAATATGTCTATGAATTTTTTTCATTGATTGATAATGAGAGATCTCATGGTAACAATACTACAAGGGGTCAGCATAATGTCCTCCCTCCCTAATAACatgttcagtttaactgggatttcaatgaatttattggttatcactgttgtgaaatattatttcattctgtgtgtgtctgatgctgcttcagaggtctggttactgaaccgagtttgctgctgactctttcacatctccttctctgcttcactgtggaaccttcactgtcactggaatacattgtaaaacagaaagtactgatgtgatgttttattggtttacactctatcagtttcaATCCATttttctgtagattatcagctgcagcgctgatgttgttgTTTTATGAATTAAACAAACCACGTTGGAAGACTAAATTTATAATTCAAGGGAAGGAATGTCAAtggttgtgaggtttgtctggaagaagctttcgatcctatctgcagacacattaaattattcacagaggtttcaccattgaacaaaccgactctgagaatagaatcattgaacacggggctgaagaacagaacacaggcacagaatattAGGAATATATCGTATGTGAAAAGCAGCAATGGGTAAcagttgcagggtgtgagtacttcagagagatagggagggcaactgagagaaggaaggagaaaaggaggagggagCACGAAATCGATGGAAAGAGATAgttagaaggaaagagaaagaagcagaggtgTGAATATTTCacgaacataaagtgctggaatatccagaacaattagtgagagttgAAGTTGTCAGTTGTCAGATTGCTTTAATTTTACTGttagacttgatcctctgtgtttatttctctcaggtcctcattttgttttgtagaaagttcctattccttactcaatgactgaataaacagaa
Encoded proteins:
- the LOC137381277 gene encoding probable G-protein coupled receptor 139; translated protein: MGYPVMYQIERIYYPVLAAIGVPVNLVAIVVLSRGKCGLSKCITVYLVGMAVSDLLVVITDPILSWIVLIYIQDSFLRITPVCTIIIVLLSAATVVSVWLTIAFSFDRFVAICCEKLKTKYCTKKTAVVVVGTVSALGCLESLTWYFIYKPKYIIDNVPMGCTIKPSFFTSPLWAAFELIHYILTPCVPVFLIFLLNVLMVRRILFSSKVRKGFRGHSNGENHKDPEMDNRRKSIILLISISGSFILLWVSRIVYITYRRMTHIRYFYSDTDPVFITDHTSKMLQLLSSCTNTCIYAVTQTKFRQELKKAVKYPLNLIVKFVKSEKELKGVKHWN